In the genome of Terribacillus sp. FSL K6-0262, one region contains:
- a CDS encoding ABC-F family ATP-binding cassette domain-containing protein, which produces MILLQANNITKLFGADVILSNIKLEVQTQDRLAIVGRNGAGKSTLLKILAGELSSDEGNVFLSKDATLGYLEQHTGLESEKSILEEMKTVFADLIQQEEELRRLEAKMGDPDLISDEAAYQQLLTNYDTKQQAFRLNGGYQYEADIRSVLNGLNFGDKDLSTPIGSLSGGQKTRLALGKLLLQKPDVLILDEPTNHLDISTLDWLEGYLSSYQGAVVVVSHDRYFLDKTVNTVIEIAHNHSVRYKGNYSSYLEQKAANFEREMKQYEKQQAEIKKMEEFVQKNIARATTTKRAQSRRKQLEKMERIDRPLQDASSARLTFDIDRRSGNDVLKVKDLAYQYPESASPVFEHVTFHMNRQDRIALTGPNGTGKTTLLKTIIGKLPAKSGQVELGTGVSIGYYDQEQTELHSSKTVLAELWDEYPLMDEKDIRTILGNFLFTGDDVLKVVNTLSGGEKARLALAKLMMQKSNLLIMDEPTNHLDLDSKEVLESALADYPGTILFVSHDRYFMNKIATQVLELADKQIVSYLGNYDYFLEKKQEQQEIAELEASAAETKQSSARQENKSTYHQDKALKREIRKRERRIAELEEKIAELETEIESNETLLTDPEIFQDYQKAQEITEKNEQLQATLMEVMEEWETLSEEHESYAQD; this is translated from the coding sequence ATGATTTTATTGCAAGCGAACAATATTACAAAACTATTTGGCGCAGATGTCATTTTATCAAATATAAAGCTGGAAGTACAAACACAGGATCGTTTGGCCATCGTCGGTCGCAACGGTGCCGGTAAATCGACATTGCTGAAGATCCTGGCAGGGGAGTTGAGTTCTGACGAGGGGAATGTATTCCTGTCAAAAGATGCTACCCTAGGTTATTTGGAACAGCATACAGGCTTGGAGTCCGAAAAGAGCATCTTGGAGGAAATGAAGACCGTCTTTGCTGATTTGATCCAGCAGGAAGAAGAATTACGCCGTCTGGAAGCAAAGATGGGCGACCCCGATCTTATTTCCGATGAAGCGGCTTACCAGCAGCTATTGACGAATTATGATACAAAACAGCAGGCTTTCCGCCTGAATGGAGGCTATCAATATGAAGCGGATATCCGCTCCGTATTGAACGGGCTTAATTTCGGCGATAAAGATCTGTCCACCCCTATCGGTTCCTTGAGCGGCGGACAGAAAACCCGGCTTGCCTTAGGGAAGCTGCTGCTTCAAAAACCGGATGTATTGATACTGGATGAGCCGACCAACCATCTGGACATTTCCACGCTGGACTGGCTGGAAGGTTATTTGAGCAGCTATCAGGGAGCTGTCGTAGTCGTATCGCACGACCGTTATTTCCTCGACAAAACAGTCAATACCGTCATTGAGATAGCCCATAATCACTCTGTCCGTTATAAAGGAAATTACAGCAGCTATCTGGAACAGAAAGCTGCCAATTTTGAACGGGAAATGAAGCAATACGAAAAGCAGCAGGCCGAAATCAAAAAGATGGAGGAATTCGTCCAAAAGAATATTGCCCGTGCTACAACCACCAAACGGGCTCAAAGCAGACGCAAGCAACTGGAAAAAATGGAACGAATCGATCGTCCGCTCCAGGATGCATCATCTGCAAGACTCACATTCGATATCGATAGACGCAGCGGGAATGATGTATTGAAAGTGAAGGACTTGGCTTATCAATACCCGGAGAGTGCCTCCCCTGTCTTCGAGCATGTCACCTTCCATATGAACCGTCAGGATCGCATTGCCCTTACTGGTCCGAACGGAACTGGTAAAACGACATTGCTCAAGACAATCATCGGAAAGCTTCCCGCTAAATCCGGACAAGTAGAGCTGGGTACCGGCGTCAGCATCGGATATTATGATCAGGAACAGACTGAACTCCATTCTTCCAAGACCGTTCTGGCTGAGCTTTGGGATGAATATCCGCTTATGGACGAAAAGGATATCCGGACCATCCTCGGTAATTTCCTATTCACTGGCGATGACGTCCTGAAAGTGGTCAATACATTGAGCGGTGGGGAAAAAGCCCGCCTCGCACTGGCCAAGCTCATGATGCAGAAATCGAATCTGTTAATCATGGATGAACCTACCAACCACTTGGATCTGGATAGCAAGGAAGTATTGGAGAGTGCATTGGCTGATTACCCTGGCACCATCCTCTTTGTCTCCCATGACCGATACTTTATGAACAAAATTGCCACACAGGTGCTGGAACTTGCAGACAAACAGATAGTTTCCTACCTAGGCAACTATGATTATTTCCTTGAGAAGAAGCAGGAGCAGCAGGAAATTGCGGAATTGGAGGCATCTGCTGCAGAAACGAAGCAGTCATCTGCCAGACAGGAGAATAAATCCACTTATCACCAGGACAAGGCACTCAAGCGGGAAATCCGGAAACGCGAAAGACGCATTGCCGAGCTGGAAGAAAAGATCGCCGAATTGGAGACAGAGATCGAAAGCAATGAGACATTGCTCACAGATCCGGAAATCTTCCAGGATTATCAGAAAGCACAGGAGATCACCGAGAAGAATGAGCAGCTGCAGGCGACTTTAATGGAAGTGATGGAAGAATGGGAAACACTAAGCGAAGAGCACGAAAGTTATGCACAGGACTGA
- the tsaD gene encoding tRNA (adenosine(37)-N6)-threonylcarbamoyltransferase complex transferase subunit TsaD, translated as MKTSELILAIETSCDETAAAVIEGGRVIRSNIVASQIESHKRFGGVVPEIASRHHVEQITLVIEEAIRQAGIQKEDLDAIAVTQGPGLIGALLVGVNAAKALAFSLGKPLIGVHHIAGHIYANRLEQEFAFPLLALVVSGGHTELVLMQEHGSFEVIGETRDDAAGEAYDKVARTLQLPYPGGPRIDKLAAEGEQSIDFPRAWLEPGSYDFSFSGLKSAVINTLHNAKQKGETLPPADVAASFQASVVDVLVGKTIRAAEEFGAKQIIVAGGVAANKGLRASLEEAFADKQAELLIPPLALCTDNAAMIGAAASILYHRGKFADMSMNARASMPL; from the coding sequence ATGAAAACATCAGAACTTATCTTAGCAATAGAAACTAGCTGTGATGAAACAGCAGCTGCCGTCATTGAAGGGGGAAGGGTGATCAGATCGAATATCGTTGCTTCCCAAATCGAAAGTCATAAGCGCTTTGGCGGTGTAGTACCGGAAATAGCATCCAGGCATCATGTGGAACAGATAACGCTCGTCATTGAAGAAGCTATCCGGCAGGCAGGTATCCAAAAAGAAGATTTGGACGCCATTGCTGTTACGCAGGGACCTGGCCTTATCGGTGCATTGCTGGTCGGGGTGAATGCTGCCAAAGCACTGGCATTTTCCCTTGGTAAGCCTTTGATCGGTGTCCATCATATTGCTGGTCATATTTATGCCAATCGACTGGAGCAGGAGTTTGCGTTTCCGCTGCTTGCATTAGTCGTTTCAGGCGGTCATACCGAGCTTGTCCTCATGCAGGAGCATGGCAGTTTCGAGGTTATCGGAGAAACGCGTGATGACGCAGCTGGAGAGGCATATGACAAAGTGGCCAGAACATTACAGCTGCCCTATCCGGGAGGTCCCCGGATTGATAAGCTGGCAGCTGAAGGAGAACAGTCGATTGATTTCCCCCGTGCGTGGCTGGAGCCGGGAAGCTATGACTTCAGTTTTTCCGGGTTGAAATCTGCTGTGATCAATACACTGCATAATGCCAAACAAAAAGGAGAAACATTGCCGCCTGCCGATGTAGCTGCGAGCTTCCAGGCAAGCGTCGTGGATGTGCTCGTAGGCAAGACAATTCGCGCGGCCGAAGAGTTCGGTGCGAAGCAAATCATCGTCGCAGGTGGTGTCGCTGCAAATAAAGGGCTGCGAGCTTCTTTGGAAGAAGCATTTGCAGACAAGCAGGCAGAACTGCTTATTCCGCCGCTGGCTTTATGTACAGATAATGCGGCTATGATCGGAGCAGCTGCTTCCATCCTGTATCACCGAGGGAAATTTGCTGATATGTCCATGAATGCAAGAGCATCCATGCCGTTATGA